The following proteins are co-located in the Nymphalis io chromosome 27, ilAglIoxx1.1, whole genome shotgun sequence genome:
- the LOC126778900 gene encoding trypsin-like, which yields MIKSILMLTILNVCSSDVFTSHVNHMEYYKNRTRPSKAFNSFSTNYFSQNSIKPGREKVKCGTRTVDFTLRRGKIVGGSEAPYGAFPWQVEIQMLDADKLTFEHHCGGAVIAERLVLSAAHCFDKQPLQLDHIRLLVGEHRLKMQDKHENRFLAEKVVPHPEFRKNGPHSNDIAVILVSRSGVQFNSHVRPICLPDKDDTTGRWCAVSGWGYQAEATENFAPVLRAAAVPVLDQTTCRKEKVLGGCQQTILDSMLCAGILSGGVDACKGDSGGPLACYSNRWQLHGVVSWGSGCARRARPGVYTRVASYVDWIKITANSLGQRIY from the exons atgattaaatcaattttaatgctAACCATTTTGAATGTGTGTTCATCCGACGTTTTTACGAGTCATGTAAACCATATGGAGTATTATAAGAACCGAACTCGTCCCTCGAAAGCCTTCAACAGCTTCTCAACGAACTATTTCAGTCAGAATTCAATCAAACCTGGCCGAGAAAAAGTGAAGTGCGGTACTAGGACAGTGGATTTTACATTACGACGAGGGAAAATCGTTGGAGGTTCCGAGGCTCCCTATGGGGCCTTCCCATGGCAG GTGGAAATCCAAATGCTGGATGCTGATAAACTAACCTTCGAACATCATTGTGGAGGTGCAGTCATTGCAGAGCGACTTGTGTTATCCGCTGCACATTGTTTTGATAAA CAACCACTCCAGTTGGACCACATTAGATTACTAGTGGGAGAGCATCGTTTGAAAATGCAGGACAAACACGAGAATCGGTTCCTGGCTGAGAAGGTGGTTCCGCATCCTGAATTCAGGAAGA ATGGTCCACATAGCAACGACATAGCAGTCATCCTTGTGTCACGTTCCGGCGTTCAGTTCAACAGTCACGTCAGACCGATCTGTTTGCCCGACAAAGATGACACAACCGGAAGATGGTGTGCTGTCAGCGGCTGGGGATATCAGGCAG aagcAACAGAGAATTTCGCACCCGTTTTAAGAGCAGCAGCCGTGCCTGTGCTTGATCAAACAACTTGCAGAAAGGAAAAAGTATTAGGTGGATGTCAGCAAACGATATTAGACTCTATGTTATGCGCTG gtaTCCTATCTGGTGGTGTCGATGCGTGTAAGGGTGACTCAGGTGGTCCCCTAGCATGTTACAGCAATCGTTGGCAATTACATGGCGTCGTGTCATGGGGGTCCGGTTGTGCGAGGCGAGCACGGCCTGGTGTTTACACAAGAGTAGCTTCTTACGTTGATTGGATCAAAATTACTGCTAATTCTCTGGGACAAAGAATATATTAG
- the LOC126778897 gene encoding D-altritol 5-dehydrogenase-like isoform X1, with amino-acid sequence MKAVVFDGKTLTLKYDENYPMPTIVNETDVIVKVEYSGVCGTDLHIIQGEFPASKERPLPLGHEFSGVVHQVGKRSIFKVGQKVAVDPNRACNLCEFCRDGKYQYCLTGGKNTIIGIWRDGGWAQYVRCPEDQVFALPDGMTTEHGGLCEPYSCVTHGFDRASPLPVGTKILIIGAGIIGNFWVTTLHLQGHRDVTVSEMNKSRLDIVKGLNTGYRLITPDVLGVEKQLYDVIVDCTGVGKVMETSFKYLNNGGKYILFGCCPPTHQASLNPFDIYNRELSLIGVKINPFSFPRALGLLKAMGERYLNYEKLGIKTYPLSSYQDALKDLKTGKISKAVFKVE; translated from the exons ATGAAAGCTGTAGTTTTTGACGGTAAAACCCTAACTCTGAAGTATGATGAGAATTATCCGATGCCAACGATTGTGAACGAGACGGACGTCATCGTTAAGGTTGAATATTCTGGAGTATGTGGAACCGACTTGCATATTATTCag GGTGAATTTCCAGCTTCAAAAGAACGTCCACTGCCTCTGGGTCACGAATTCAGCGGCGTGGTCCATCAAGTGGGCAAGCGGTCCATATTCAAAGTGGGCCAGAAAGTTGCCGTCGATCCTAATCG aGCGTGCAACCTTTGCGAATTTTGTCGTGACGGTAAATACCAGTACTGCCTAACTGGTGGTAAAAATACTATCATCGGTATATGGAGAGATGGTGGCTGGGCACAGTATGTGCGGTGCCCTGAGGATCAAGTATTCGCATTGCCTGATGGGATGACTACCGAGCATG GTGGTCTCTGCGAGCCATATTCATGTGTCACGCACGGCTTTGATCGAGCCTCCCCTCTCCCCGTCGGGACGAAGATTTTGATCATCGGTGCTGGTATTATCg gCAATTTCTGGGTAACTACTCTTCATCTTCAAGGTCACAGAGATGTAACAGTGTCCGAGATGAATAAATCTAGACTCGATATCGTCAAAGGCTTAA ACACCGGTTACAGACTGATCACACCAGATGTTTTAGGCGTGGAAAAACAACTCTATGACGTTATTGTCGACTGCACAG GTGTCGGTAAAGTTATGGAGACAAGTTTTAAATATCTGAATAATGGTGGTAAATACATATTGTTCGGATGTTGTCCCCCCACGCATCAGGCTTC ATTAAATCCATTCGATATCTACAACAGGGAGTTGAGTTTGATCGGTGTTAAGATAAATCCATTCAGCTTCCCCAGAGCCCTTGGTTTGTTGAAAGCTATGGGGGAaag gTATCTCAACTATGAGAAATTGGGAATAAAAACGTACCCCCTGTCGTCCTATCAAGATGCATTGAAAGATTTGAAGACTGGAAAAATATCGAAAGCTGTTTTCAAAGTCGAGTGA
- the LOC126778895 gene encoding D-altritol 5-dehydrogenase-like: MKAVVFDGKTLTLKYDENYPKPTIVNDTDVIVKVEYSGICGTDLHIIQGEFPASKERPLPLGHEFSGVVHEAGKGSIFKVGQKVVVDPNRACGLCDFCRDGNYQYCLIAGINSTIGIWRDGGWAQYVKCPQDQVYLLPEGITTEQAGLCEPYSCVSHGYDRASPIPVGTKILIVGAGIIGNLWITTLHLQGHRDVTVSEMNKSRLDIVKGLGTGFRLVTPDVLASENKLYDVIVDCTGVGKVMEISFKYLNYGGKYILFGCCPPTHQASVNPFDIYNKELTLIGVKINPFSFPKAIGLLKSMGERYLNYDRLGVKTYPLSAYQDAIKDLKTGNISKAIFKIES; this comes from the exons ATGAAAGCGGTAGTGTTTGACGGCAAAACTCTGACTCTTAAATACGATGAAAATTATCCCAAGCCAACTATCGTCAACGACACAGATGTCATCGTGAAAGTAGAATATTCTGGAATTTGTGGAACCGACTTGCATATTATTCAG GGCGAATTTCCAGCATCAAAAGAGCGACCTCTTCCCCTTGGTCACGAGTTTAGTGGCGTAGTCCATGAAGCGGGAAAAGGGTCCATATTCAAAGTGGGCCAGAAAGTTGTCGTCGATCCTAATCG GGCCTGCGGTCTTTGCGATTTCTGTCGCGATGGTAACTACCAGTACTGTCTCATCGCCGGAATCAACAGCACCATCGGTATTTGGAGGGACGGTGGGTGGGCGCAGTACGTGAAGTGTCCCCAGGATCAGGTATATCTACTACCTGAAGGCATCACCACCGAACAAG CTGGCCTTTGCGAGCCGTACTCGTGTGTTTCACACGGGTACGACCGCGCTTCCCCCATCCCCGTTGGTACGAAGATTCTTATTGTCGGCGCTGGTATTATTG GTAATCTCTGGATAACGACTCTTCATCTTCAAGGTCACAGAGATGTTACAGTTTCCGAGATGAATAAATCTAGACTGGATATTGTTAAAGGCTTAG GTACTGGATTCAGGCTAGTCACACCAGATGTCTTGGCGTCAGAAAATAAACTGTATGATGTCATTGTCGATTGCACAG gCGTTGGTAAGGTTATGGAGATCAGCTTCAAATATCTAAATTATGGTGGTAAATACATATTGTTCGGATGTTGCCCCCCCACGCATCAGGCTTC agtGAACCCATTCGATATCTACAACAAGGAGCTGACTTTGATTGGTGTTAAAATAAATCCGTTCAGCTTCCCGAAAGCTATTGGTTTGTTGAAATCTATGGGAGAACG GTACCTGAACTATGATAGATTGGGAGTCAAAACCTACCCCCTATCAGCGTACCAGGACgcaataaaagatttaaaaactgGAAACATTTCTAAGGCCATATTTAAGATTGAATCATGA
- the LOC126778897 gene encoding D-altritol 5-dehydrogenase-like isoform X2, with protein sequence MWNRLAYYSASKERPLPLGHEFSGVVHQVGKRSIFKVGQKVAVDPNRACNLCEFCRDGKYQYCLTGGKNTIIGIWRDGGWAQYVRCPEDQVFALPDGMTTEHGGLCEPYSCVTHGFDRASPLPVGTKILIIGAGIIGNFWVTTLHLQGHRDVTVSEMNKSRLDIVKGLNTGYRLITPDVLGVEKQLYDVIVDCTGVGKVMETSFKYLNNGGKYILFGCCPPTHQASLNPFDIYNRELSLIGVKINPFSFPRALGLLKAMGERYLNYEKLGIKTYPLSSYQDALKDLKTGKISKAVFKVE encoded by the exons ATGTGGAACCGACTTGCATATTATTCag CTTCAAAAGAACGTCCACTGCCTCTGGGTCACGAATTCAGCGGCGTGGTCCATCAAGTGGGCAAGCGGTCCATATTCAAAGTGGGCCAGAAAGTTGCCGTCGATCCTAATCG aGCGTGCAACCTTTGCGAATTTTGTCGTGACGGTAAATACCAGTACTGCCTAACTGGTGGTAAAAATACTATCATCGGTATATGGAGAGATGGTGGCTGGGCACAGTATGTGCGGTGCCCTGAGGATCAAGTATTCGCATTGCCTGATGGGATGACTACCGAGCATG GTGGTCTCTGCGAGCCATATTCATGTGTCACGCACGGCTTTGATCGAGCCTCCCCTCTCCCCGTCGGGACGAAGATTTTGATCATCGGTGCTGGTATTATCg gCAATTTCTGGGTAACTACTCTTCATCTTCAAGGTCACAGAGATGTAACAGTGTCCGAGATGAATAAATCTAGACTCGATATCGTCAAAGGCTTAA ACACCGGTTACAGACTGATCACACCAGATGTTTTAGGCGTGGAAAAACAACTCTATGACGTTATTGTCGACTGCACAG GTGTCGGTAAAGTTATGGAGACAAGTTTTAAATATCTGAATAATGGTGGTAAATACATATTGTTCGGATGTTGTCCCCCCACGCATCAGGCTTC ATTAAATCCATTCGATATCTACAACAGGGAGTTGAGTTTGATCGGTGTTAAGATAAATCCATTCAGCTTCCCCAGAGCCCTTGGTTTGTTGAAAGCTATGGGGGAaag gTATCTCAACTATGAGAAATTGGGAATAAAAACGTACCCCCTGTCGTCCTATCAAGATGCATTGAAAGATTTGAAGACTGGAAAAATATCGAAAGCTGTTTTCAAAGTCGAGTGA